One stretch of Eggerthella lenta DSM 2243 DNA includes these proteins:
- a CDS encoding chloride channel protein codes for MKGAQLANRTLFVASVIVTGAIAGAFVWLLLFAMNLGITFIWDRLPAHFGPYFPLAACLVGGLVIGLFAKKFGSYPEDLNQVMAKVKRDGRYDYDKLGVMSVSALLPLFFGGSVGPEAGLTGAVAGICTWVGDRMKRFGSDFQQLTSVGTMAALSAIFTAPLFGFAAPLYDDGDEAKGAQAAITLPKSSKIVVYLCAIAGALAAFLGLGALFGGGLSLPRFTDIHVGATELLWLVPLALVGAAGGWLFCAFDGLFERLSERMGERPVAKALIAGLVLALMGIALPFTMFAGETQAEQLGEVWGTMTAFALLATGFGKVLVTPLCIRFGWRGGHFFPVIFAGISIGYGMAMLTGADPVFCLCASTAALVGGVMRQPLMTVLLLFLCFPVKGIVVMLAAAALGAAVPLPKALRAEQAEG; via the coding sequence ATGAAAGGGGCTCAGCTTGCCAACCGAACGCTGTTCGTCGCTTCGGTGATCGTGACCGGCGCCATCGCCGGCGCGTTCGTGTGGCTGCTCTTGTTCGCCATGAACCTGGGCATCACGTTCATCTGGGACCGGCTGCCCGCGCATTTCGGCCCGTACTTCCCCTTGGCCGCCTGCCTGGTGGGCGGCCTGGTCATCGGGCTGTTCGCCAAGAAGTTCGGATCGTATCCCGAAGACTTGAACCAGGTGATGGCGAAGGTGAAGCGCGACGGCCGCTACGACTACGACAAGCTGGGCGTCATGTCCGTTTCCGCGCTGCTGCCCCTGTTCTTCGGCGGGTCGGTAGGCCCCGAGGCGGGCCTCACCGGGGCGGTCGCGGGCATCTGCACGTGGGTGGGCGATCGCATGAAGCGCTTCGGCTCGGACTTCCAGCAGCTCACGTCGGTCGGCACCATGGCGGCGCTGTCGGCCATCTTCACCGCGCCCCTCTTCGGGTTCGCCGCGCCGCTGTACGACGACGGCGACGAGGCGAAGGGCGCGCAGGCAGCCATCACGCTGCCGAAGTCGTCGAAGATCGTCGTGTACCTGTGCGCCATCGCTGGTGCGCTGGCGGCTTTCCTCGGACTGGGCGCGCTGTTCGGCGGCGGGCTGTCGCTGCCTCGTTTCACCGACATCCACGTGGGAGCGACCGAGCTTCTGTGGCTCGTGCCGCTCGCGCTGGTGGGCGCGGCAGGCGGTTGGCTGTTCTGTGCGTTCGACGGCCTGTTCGAGCGCCTGTCCGAACGCATGGGAGAGCGTCCCGTGGCAAAGGCGCTCATCGCCGGGCTCGTGCTGGCGCTCATGGGCATCGCCTTGCCGTTCACGATGTTCGCCGGCGAGACGCAGGCCGAGCAGCTGGGAGAGGTCTGGGGCACCATGACGGCGTTCGCGCTTTTGGCCACGGGCTTCGGCAAGGTGCTCGTCACGCCTTTGTGCATCCGCTTCGGCTGGCGCGGCGGCCACTTCTTCCCCGTCATCTTCGCCGGCATCTCCATCGGCTACGGCATGGCCATGCTCACCGGCGCCGACCCCGTGTTCTGCCTGTGCGCAAGCACGGCCGCGCTCGTGGGAGGCGTCATGCGCCAGCCGCTCATGACCGTGCTGCTGCTGTTCCTCTGCTTCCCCGTGAAGGGCATCGTCGTCATGCTGGCCGCCGCGGCCCTCGGCGCCGCCGTCCCGCTGCCGAAAGCCTTGCGCGCCGAGCAAGCGGAAGGTTGA
- the rsfS gene encoding ribosome silencing factor — MSTTTTEKTSRECALIAACAADEKKATDIMVQEVRDLIGVTDYFVIATASNNRQVEAIIDEIEDAVRTKAQMKPLHREGTQDGTWSLLDYGSFVVHVFQPETREYYRLEALWNDAPVIDLAAEAGLTDIEYSDRIAKMLGKE; from the coding sequence GTGAGCACAACGACGACCGAGAAGACTTCGAGGGAATGCGCCCTCATCGCGGCCTGCGCGGCCGACGAGAAGAAGGCCACCGACATCATGGTGCAGGAGGTGCGCGACCTCATCGGCGTGACGGACTACTTCGTCATCGCCACGGCCTCCAACAACCGTCAGGTGGAGGCCATCATCGACGAGATCGAGGATGCGGTGCGCACGAAGGCGCAGATGAAGCCCCTGCATCGCGAGGGCACGCAGGACGGCACGTGGTCGCTTCTGGACTACGGCAGCTTCGTCGTGCACGTGTTCCAGCCCGAGACGCGCGAGTACTATCGCCTCGAGGCGCTGTGGAACGACGCGCCCGTCATCGACCTCGCCGCCGAAGCGGGCCTTACCGACATCGAGTACTCCGACCGCATCGCCAAGATGCTGGGCAAGGAGTAG
- the yqeK gene encoding bis(5'-nucleosyl)-tetraphosphatase (symmetrical) YqeK: MSEDVLSDAFFDARERDLKKRLKPKRFEHARGVSKTAASLAETYGVDVRKARLAGLLHDWDKEYGDDEIRERARALGVDVDPYVLDTMPRLLHGPTAAAELVRAYPDLSADVVQAIARHTAAAVGMSDLDMIIYIADAIEPSRDFDGLDELRAAIGAVPLEELFMMTFNHILLTLVERRRRLHPATVEVWNHYVARSRDAKAEKGTA, encoded by the coding sequence ATGAGCGAGGACGTGCTTTCGGATGCGTTCTTCGATGCGCGCGAGCGCGATCTGAAGAAACGGTTGAAGCCCAAGCGGTTCGAGCATGCGCGAGGCGTGTCGAAGACGGCCGCGTCGTTGGCCGAGACGTACGGCGTCGACGTGCGCAAGGCGCGCTTGGCCGGCCTGCTGCACGATTGGGACAAGGAGTACGGCGACGACGAGATCCGCGAGCGCGCTCGCGCGCTGGGCGTGGACGTGGACCCGTACGTGCTGGACACGATGCCGCGTCTGCTGCACGGCCCCACGGCCGCGGCCGAGCTCGTGCGCGCGTACCCCGACCTGTCCGCCGACGTGGTCCAGGCCATCGCTCGGCACACGGCCGCGGCGGTGGGCATGAGCGATCTGGACATGATCATATACATCGCCGACGCCATCGAGCCCAGCCGCGACTTCGACGGCCTCGACGAGCTGCGCGCCGCCATCGGCGCGGTGCCGCTCGAAGAGCTCTTCATGATGACGTTCAACCATATCCTGCTGACGCTCGTGGAGCGCCGGCGACGCCTGCACCCGGCAACCGTCGAGGTGTGGAACCATTACGTGGCCCGATCGCGCGACGCGAAGGCCGAGAAAGGAACAGCGTGA
- the nadD gene encoding nicotinate-nucleotide adenylyltransferase, giving the protein MGRICDHFDDLGRDGGRARLGIMGGTFDPIHIGHLACAEQAREAYDLDGVVFVPAGNPVFKKDRPVTPAAERLEMCRIATRSNPAFDVSAIEIERGGDTYTVDTLRQLRAHYPDNVELRFITGADAVYHIVQWRESAAIADLARLIAVTRPGYALSEERRAFIAEHGNFAIDYLEVTALAISSSDLRRRVAAGKSIRYLTMQGVLDYIQERGLYRADPHHEGGVR; this is encoded by the coding sequence GTGGGACGCATCTGCGATCATTTCGACGACCTGGGACGGGACGGCGGACGCGCGCGCCTCGGCATCATGGGCGGCACGTTCGACCCCATCCATATCGGGCACCTCGCGTGCGCCGAGCAAGCGCGCGAGGCCTACGACCTCGACGGCGTGGTGTTCGTGCCCGCCGGCAACCCCGTGTTCAAGAAGGACCGCCCCGTCACGCCGGCTGCCGAGCGTCTGGAGATGTGCCGCATCGCCACGCGCAGCAACCCGGCGTTCGACGTGAGCGCCATCGAGATCGAGCGCGGCGGCGACACCTACACCGTGGACACGCTACGCCAGCTGCGCGCGCATTACCCCGATAACGTGGAGCTGCGCTTCATTACGGGCGCCGACGCCGTGTACCATATCGTGCAGTGGCGCGAGAGCGCGGCCATCGCCGACCTCGCCCGCCTCATCGCGGTCACGCGCCCCGGCTACGCGCTGTCGGAGGAGCGGCGGGCGTTCATCGCCGAGCACGGCAACTTCGCCATCGACTACCTCGAGGTGACGGCGCTGGCCATCTCGTCCAGCGACCTGCGCCGACGCGTAGCGGCGGGGAAGTCGATCCGTTATTTGACGATGCAGGGCGTGCTCGACTATATTCAAGAGCGAGGCCTGTACCGAGCCGATCCCCATCACGAAGGAGGCGTGCGATGA
- a CDS encoding glutamate-5-semialdehyde dehydrogenase: protein MERETVRDQVRRIAEEARAASGALAQTSADERNGALASMAAALRSHAAAIVEANGCDMDAARKAGTKEGLLDRLMLDEDRVEAMAAALEDLVALPDPLGAVQQKRTLESGIELQRVSVPLGVVAVVYEARPNVTADAAGICLKSGNAAVLRGGSMAAASNEVIARVLHEAAVEAGMPRGCIGAVTLADRAAADELMQLHGVVDVLIPRGGAGLIRHCVETSKVPVIETGTGNCHVYVHESADYDKARAIIVNAKCRRLGVCNAAETLLVDEAAAEGFLPAALAELAARGVTLHADERAAAVAAAGGTPTVPAGEADWETEYLAADLAVRVVGGVDEAIGHVNRYGTKHSEAIVAEDEAAVEAFLARVDAAAVYANASTAFTDGAEFGLGAEIGISTQKLHARGPFALDALTSYKYVLRGSGQVRA from the coding sequence ATGGAACGGGAAACGGTGCGGGACCAGGTGCGGCGCATCGCCGAGGAGGCGCGCGCGGCGAGCGGGGCGCTCGCGCAGACGAGCGCAGACGAGCGCAACGGCGCGCTGGCCTCCATGGCGGCGGCGTTGCGCTCGCATGCGGCCGCCATCGTCGAGGCGAACGGCTGCGACATGGACGCGGCGCGCAAGGCCGGCACGAAAGAAGGCCTCCTCGACCGCCTCATGCTCGACGAGGACCGCGTCGAAGCCATGGCGGCCGCGCTCGAGGACCTCGTCGCTCTTCCCGACCCGTTGGGGGCGGTGCAGCAAAAGCGCACGTTGGAAAGCGGCATCGAGCTTCAGCGCGTGAGCGTGCCTCTGGGGGTGGTGGCCGTCGTGTACGAGGCGCGCCCGAACGTGACGGCCGATGCGGCCGGCATCTGCCTGAAGTCGGGCAACGCGGCGGTGCTGCGCGGCGGCAGCATGGCGGCGGCCTCGAACGAGGTGATCGCACGCGTGCTGCACGAGGCGGCGGTGGAGGCGGGCATGCCCCGCGGCTGCATCGGCGCCGTCACATTGGCCGACCGCGCGGCGGCCGACGAGCTCATGCAGCTGCACGGCGTGGTGGACGTGCTCATACCGCGCGGCGGAGCGGGCCTCATCCGCCACTGCGTGGAGACGTCGAAGGTGCCGGTCATCGAGACGGGCACGGGCAACTGCCACGTGTACGTGCACGAGAGCGCCGACTACGATAAGGCGCGCGCCATCATCGTGAACGCGAAATGCCGCCGCCTCGGCGTGTGCAACGCCGCCGAGACGCTGCTCGTGGACGAGGCCGCCGCCGAGGGCTTCCTGCCCGCGGCGCTCGCCGAGCTGGCCGCGCGCGGCGTGACGCTGCACGCCGACGAGCGCGCGGCCGCCGTTGCCGCGGCCGGCGGCACGCCCACGGTGCCCGCCGGGGAAGCCGACTGGGAGACCGAGTACCTTGCGGCCGACCTGGCCGTGCGCGTGGTCGGCGGCGTCGACGAGGCCATCGGCCACGTGAACCGCTACGGCACCAAGCATTCCGAGGCGATCGTCGCCGAGGACGAGGCCGCTGTCGAGGCGTTCCTCGCGCGCGTCGACGCGGCCGCCGTGTACGCGAACGCGTCGACGGCGTTCACCGACGGAGCCGAGTTCGGTCTGGGCGCCGAGATCGGCATCTCGACGCAGAAGCTGCATGCGCGCGGCCCGTTCGCGCTCGATGCGCTCACCTCGTACAAGTACGTGCTGCGCGGATCCGGGCAGGTGCGCGCGTAG
- the proB gene encoding glutamate 5-kinase — protein sequence MKPAGCAHAADHGKRLVIKIGSSTLTTSESKIDYAYLAEVTDQVARVRAAGWRPIVVTSAAIACGLERLSIEKRPHDMPSLQAAASVGQSALSTAYAEAFARHGIVTSTVLLTRRDTADRRAYLHARDTFDRLLELGVVPIVNENDTISVEQIRFGDNDTLAALVACLVEADLMVILSDIEGLYDANPHHHPDANLIGRVEAIGPEIMAVAGEAGTTVGSGGMITKIKAARVLMVAGIPLVVCDGHRAEAIVDAAAGEDVGTLFVAAKKPHEITPKKLWIALGDAARGALAVDDGAKAALIERGSSLLSVGVRSVEGRFEANDIVDIKDATGHLFARGKVAFASDEAALAIGRTRAELQANRLLASLADKPLVHRDELVVFE from the coding sequence ATGAAGCCGGCTGGATGCGCGCATGCCGCCGATCATGGCAAGCGCCTCGTGATAAAAATCGGGTCGTCCACGCTCACCACGTCGGAGAGCAAGATCGACTACGCCTACCTCGCGGAGGTGACCGACCAGGTCGCGCGCGTGCGCGCCGCCGGTTGGCGCCCCATCGTCGTCACCTCGGCCGCTATCGCCTGCGGCCTCGAGCGCTTAAGCATCGAGAAGCGCCCGCACGACATGCCCAGCCTGCAGGCGGCCGCCTCGGTGGGGCAGAGCGCGCTTTCCACGGCGTACGCCGAGGCGTTCGCGCGCCACGGCATCGTGACGTCCACGGTGCTGCTGACGCGCCGCGACACGGCCGACCGCCGGGCGTACCTGCACGCGCGCGACACGTTCGACCGCCTGCTGGAGCTGGGGGTGGTGCCCATCGTGAACGAGAACGACACCATCTCGGTCGAGCAGATCCGCTTCGGCGACAACGATACGCTGGCAGCGCTCGTGGCATGCCTCGTGGAAGCCGACCTCATGGTCATCCTCTCGGACATCGAGGGGCTCTACGATGCCAACCCGCATCACCATCCCGACGCGAACCTCATCGGCCGCGTTGAGGCCATTGGCCCCGAGATCATGGCCGTGGCGGGCGAAGCCGGCACCACGGTGGGCTCGGGCGGCATGATCACGAAGATCAAGGCCGCGCGCGTGCTCATGGTGGCCGGCATCCCGCTCGTGGTGTGCGACGGTCATCGTGCGGAGGCCATCGTGGACGCGGCGGCGGGCGAGGACGTGGGCACACTGTTCGTGGCTGCGAAGAAGCCGCACGAGATCACGCCCAAGAAGCTGTGGATCGCGCTCGGCGATGCCGCGCGCGGCGCGCTCGCTGTGGACGACGGCGCGAAGGCGGCGCTCATCGAGCGCGGCAGCTCGCTTCTGTCGGTGGGCGTGCGCTCGGTGGAAGGGCGCTTCGAGGCGAACGACATCGTCGACATCAAGGATGCGACGGGGCATCTGTTCGCGCGCGGCAAGGTGGCGTTCGCTAGCGACGAGGCGGCGTTGGCCATCGGGCGCACCCGCGCGGAGCTGCAGGCGAACCGCCTGCTGGCAAGCTTGGCCGACAAGCCGCTCGTCCATCGCGACGAGTTGGTCGTCTTCGAATAG